Proteins found in one Lysinibacillus fusiformis genomic segment:
- a CDS encoding cysteine desulfurase codes for MMNKDIKSYFPILNQDVNGHRLVYLDSAATSQKPVQVIEAIKAYYEFDNSNVHRGVHTLGNRATDKYEGAREKVRKFINAQSTQEIIFTRGTTTALNTVASSYGRANVVEGDEIVITHMEHHSNIIPWQQLAKEKNATLKYIELEADGTLSLEKVRATVTPKTKIVSVSMASNVLGTINPIKEIAQIAHANGAVMVADGAQAAPHMKIDVQDLDVDFLGFSGHKMCGPTGIGVLYGKKEHLEKMEPIEFGGEMIDFVGLHESTWKELPWKFEGGTPIIAGAIGLGAAIDFLTDIGLDNIAEHEHKLAGYAMDQLETIDGLKIFGPRDPMKRCGLVTFNLDDVHPHDVATVLDMNGIAVRAGHHCAQPLMKCLQQVATARASFYLYNTEEDIDRLVAGLRSAKEYFGDVF; via the coding sequence ATGATGAATAAAGACATTAAAAGCTATTTCCCAATTTTAAATCAGGATGTAAATGGTCATAGACTTGTATATCTTGATAGTGCAGCGACGTCACAGAAACCTGTTCAAGTGATTGAAGCCATTAAAGCTTATTATGAATTTGATAATTCCAATGTTCACCGTGGGGTGCATACACTAGGAAACCGTGCAACAGATAAATATGAAGGTGCTCGTGAAAAGGTTCGTAAGTTTATTAATGCACAATCAACACAGGAAATTATTTTTACGCGTGGTACAACAACGGCTTTAAATACAGTTGCGTCAAGTTATGGACGTGCAAATGTTGTCGAGGGTGATGAAATTGTCATTACTCATATGGAGCATCACTCCAATATTATTCCCTGGCAACAATTAGCCAAAGAAAAAAATGCAACTTTAAAATACATTGAGCTTGAAGCAGACGGCACTCTTAGCTTAGAGAAAGTACGTGCGACTGTCACACCTAAAACAAAAATTGTTTCGGTGTCAATGGCATCAAACGTACTTGGAACAATAAATCCAATTAAAGAAATTGCTCAAATTGCACATGCTAATGGTGCTGTCATGGTAGCCGATGGTGCACAAGCCGCGCCACATATGAAAATTGATGTGCAAGATTTGGATGTAGATTTCTTAGGTTTCTCAGGGCATAAAATGTGCGGACCAACTGGAATAGGTGTACTATATGGTAAAAAGGAACACCTTGAAAAGATGGAGCCAATTGAGTTTGGTGGCGAAATGATTGATTTCGTTGGGCTTCATGAGTCAACGTGGAAGGAATTACCGTGGAAATTTGAAGGTGGAACGCCTATTATTGCAGGTGCAATAGGTTTAGGAGCCGCTATTGATTTCTTAACTGATATTGGGTTAGATAACATTGCAGAGCATGAGCATAAGCTTGCAGGCTACGCAATGGATCAGCTTGAGACAATTGACGGTTTGAAAATTTTCGGCCCACGTGACCCGATGAAGCGTTGTGGATTAGTGACATTTAATTTAGATGATGTACATCCACATGATGTGGCAACGGTGCTTGATATGAACGGTATTGCTGTTCGTGCAGGACATCATTGCGCACAGCCACTAATGAAATGTCTTCAGCAAGTAGCGACAGCGCGTGCAAGCTTCTATCTGTACAATACAGAGGAGGATATTGACCGTTTAGTTGCAGGGTTACGTTCTGCGAAGGAGTATTTTGGCGATGTCTTTTAA
- a CDS encoding response regulator yields MWRIIMVEDEQPILDLHKLLLEKEGIFKVIASFTSPIEATTQILTIKGEYDAIILDIEMPKMNGLELAAHLVEEGIDVPIIFSTAYAKYAVDAFRVQALDYVLKPMTPSIVLQINERLTKYYGRQTKQNATKLEVRLKGEVGARLNDKAIKWRTKVTEELFYYLLVNEGNVVSKYRILDDIWPNLEEKRALANLYSTIYRLRQLFIELSLPIQIERVNDGYELKTNDAIIVTSTSDADAFLLESKGYLWAYHLG; encoded by the coding sequence ATGTGGAGAATTATTATGGTAGAGGATGAACAGCCGATTTTAGATTTGCACAAACTATTACTTGAAAAAGAGGGGATTTTTAAGGTTATTGCTTCCTTTACATCTCCTATAGAAGCGACAACTCAAATTTTGACCATTAAAGGTGAATATGATGCGATTATTTTAGATATTGAAATGCCTAAGATGAATGGATTAGAGCTTGCGGCTCATTTAGTAGAAGAAGGCATAGATGTTCCAATTATTTTTTCAACAGCATATGCAAAATACGCTGTTGATGCGTTTCGAGTGCAAGCATTAGATTATGTATTAAAGCCAATGACTCCGAGTATTGTACTTCAAATAAATGAAAGACTGACGAAATATTATGGACGTCAAACGAAGCAAAATGCTACGAAGTTGGAAGTTAGATTGAAAGGTGAAGTTGGAGCAAGGTTAAATGACAAAGCTATTAAATGGCGAACAAAGGTCACAGAGGAACTTTTTTATTATCTATTAGTCAATGAAGGAAATGTAGTATCAAAATATCGTATTTTAGATGATATTTGGCCCAATTTAGAAGAGAAAAGGGCGTTAGCCAATCTTTATAGTACAATCTACCGTCTGCGTCAGCTTTTTATCGAGCTAAGTTTACCCATTCAGATAGAACGTGTAAATGATGGCTATGAGCTGAAGACGAATGATGCAATTATTGTTACTTCCACTTCAGATGCGGATGCTTTTTTACTGGAATCAAAAGGATATTTATGGGCATATCATCTAGGCTGA
- a CDS encoding glycosyl hydrolase family 18 protein, producing the protein MSIWLPEWQNKLAMEDVKNSQQGLQDLRVFGAYFNSKDELLLTENAIDMLQQTQQQFTNSHHVILTFINDYVTDNAPSVQKDSKLLHRLVYDSAARKKHISHILEVAEQYQLAGIEIDYEKVAQEDLKKYILFLKELYQALSKKDMTLHVVLEPSFPFDVKLPNGPTYTVMAYNVHGYHSGPGAKATFTFLNDLVKKIKKSNQDLAIAFATGGFDWGAEGKTVALTELEAEQILAETQAEKKRDKTSGAVYFTYIDDSNTSHEVWYADQVTLEKWVNYVQRRNYHDVVLWRAGGLGAKTLQWIGEHSTK; encoded by the coding sequence TTGTCTATCTGGTTACCCGAATGGCAAAATAAATTGGCTATGGAGGATGTGAAAAATTCTCAGCAAGGGTTACAAGATCTAAGGGTTTTCGGTGCTTATTTTAATAGTAAAGACGAATTGCTTTTAACAGAAAATGCAATTGATATGCTGCAACAAACACAGCAGCAATTTACCAATTCACATCATGTGATCCTAACGTTTATTAATGATTATGTAACAGATAACGCTCCATCTGTTCAAAAGGATAGTAAGCTTTTGCACAGATTGGTATATGATTCTGCTGCTAGAAAAAAGCATATCAGCCATATTTTAGAGGTAGCAGAACAGTACCAATTGGCTGGTATTGAGATTGATTATGAAAAGGTAGCGCAAGAAGACCTAAAAAAATATATCCTCTTTTTAAAAGAGCTGTACCAAGCGCTTTCTAAAAAGGATATGACATTGCATGTTGTGCTAGAGCCAAGTTTTCCATTTGATGTAAAATTACCAAATGGACCGACCTATACTGTAATGGCCTATAATGTTCATGGCTATCATAGTGGGCCAGGTGCGAAAGCCACTTTTACTTTTCTTAATGATTTAGTGAAAAAGATCAAAAAGTCAAATCAAGATTTAGCCATTGCCTTTGCTACGGGTGGTTTCGATTGGGGAGCAGAAGGTAAAACAGTTGCTTTAACGGAGCTGGAGGCTGAGCAAATATTAGCTGAAACACAAGCAGAAAAGAAACGTGATAAGACAAGTGGAGCCGTTTATTTTACGTATATAGATGATAGTAATACCAGCCATGAGGTTTGGTATGCTGATCAAGTAACGCTTGAAAAATGGGTGAATTATGTACAGAGGAGAAACTATCATGACGTGGTGTTATGGCGTGCAGGAGGCTTAGGCGCAAAAACATTACAATGGATTGGTGAGCATTCAACTAAATAA
- a CDS encoding ABC transporter substrate-binding protein, which translates to MKKKFLFISFIALFMLILAACGEKKAVEEESSTDAPKEEATQTKEETTNENGTRTIEYLGESYEVPGKVERIVVTGAMEAMEDMVVLDVHPVGAIAVGGKFPELYASVTDKAESIGEKIKPNFEKILELDPDVILGSSKFPEEVQSKLEKIAPTILVSHISTNWEYNLNLLAELTGKQADAEKILSTYKADIEAAKATLTEKLQDQKVAAIRIRGGQAYVYPKEVFLNAVLYGELGLSVPDEVAKAKSQEAISVEQLADMNPDYLFVQFSTDENADAPNALEDFKKNPIIQNINAFKNDQVFVNVLDPLMEGGPAYSRIKFLEAIQQNLVK; encoded by the coding sequence ATGAAAAAGAAGTTTCTATTTATTAGTTTTATAGCATTATTTATGCTCATTCTTGCCGCATGTGGAGAGAAGAAGGCAGTAGAAGAGGAATCGTCCACTGATGCACCAAAAGAAGAAGCGACACAAACAAAAGAAGAAACTACAAATGAAAATGGCACGAGAACGATTGAATATCTTGGTGAAAGCTATGAAGTGCCAGGAAAGGTTGAAAGAATTGTTGTAACAGGTGCTATGGAAGCGATGGAGGATATGGTTGTGCTGGATGTTCATCCAGTAGGAGCTATTGCTGTTGGTGGCAAGTTCCCTGAGCTATATGCTTCTGTAACAGACAAAGCAGAATCAATTGGTGAAAAAATCAAACCAAACTTTGAAAAAATATTAGAATTAGATCCTGATGTCATTTTAGGTTCATCTAAATTCCCAGAAGAGGTACAAAGTAAATTAGAAAAAATTGCTCCTACCATTTTAGTATCACATATTTCGACGAACTGGGAATATAATTTGAATTTATTAGCTGAACTAACTGGTAAGCAAGCAGACGCAGAGAAGATATTGTCTACATATAAGGCTGATATTGAAGCTGCTAAAGCCACGTTAACTGAGAAACTACAAGATCAAAAAGTGGCGGCTATTCGTATTCGTGGAGGACAAGCATATGTTTATCCAAAAGAAGTATTTTTAAATGCTGTTCTTTATGGAGAGCTTGGTTTATCAGTACCTGATGAAGTTGCTAAAGCTAAATCGCAAGAGGCCATTTCTGTGGAACAGCTAGCAGATATGAATCCTGATTATTTATTTGTGCAGTTTTCAACAGATGAAAATGCAGATGCGCCAAATGCTTTAGAAGACTTTAAAAAGAATCCAATCATCCAAAATATTAATGCATTTAAAAATGACCAAGTATTTGTCAATGTACTAGATCCATTAATGGAAGGCGGCCCTGCATACAGCCGTATTAAGTTTTTAGAGGCTATTCAGCAAAATCTTGTGAAATAA
- a CDS encoding LysR family transcriptional regulator, which yields MELRQLRYFVEVAEREHISEAAEHLHVAQSAISRQIANLEDELGTPLFERVGRNVKLTPIGKTFLEHTITALKAIDFAAKQVEEYLNPAKGSIKIGFPTSLASYVLPTVISAFKREYPDLQFQLRQGSYRFLIDAVKNRELNLAFLGPLPPKDESIQSTILFTENIAALLPANHPLAKRESIQLAELRNDLFVLFPDGYILHKVAMDACRAAGFLPNVISEGEDLDALKGLVAAGIGVSLLPESSLYDSAARFTIKVPIESPTIPRTVGIISPVNREIAPSEIIFLDFVKNFFSRLSQFQ from the coding sequence GTGGAGTTACGTCAATTACGCTATTTTGTAGAGGTTGCTGAACGTGAGCATATTTCAGAGGCTGCTGAGCATCTTCATGTAGCCCAATCTGCCATTAGTCGGCAAATCGCAAATCTTGAAGATGAGTTAGGCACCCCGTTATTTGAGCGAGTGGGACGAAATGTTAAATTAACCCCAATAGGGAAGACATTTCTTGAGCATACCATTACGGCATTAAAGGCCATTGATTTTGCAGCAAAGCAAGTGGAAGAATATCTTAATCCTGCGAAAGGCTCTATTAAAATCGGCTTTCCAACAAGTTTAGCTAGCTATGTTCTACCAACCGTTATTTCAGCCTTTAAACGCGAATACCCTGATTTACAATTTCAACTACGTCAAGGATCTTATCGATTTTTGATTGATGCAGTCAAAAATCGGGAGTTGAACCTAGCCTTTTTAGGACCCCTCCCCCCAAAGGACGAATCCATTCAATCAACAATTCTGTTTACTGAAAATATTGCTGCACTCCTACCAGCCAATCATCCATTAGCTAAAAGAGAAAGCATACAGCTTGCAGAGTTGCGAAATGATCTCTTTGTGTTATTTCCAGATGGCTATATTTTGCACAAGGTAGCGATGGATGCTTGTCGAGCTGCAGGCTTTTTACCAAATGTCATTTCAGAGGGGGAAGATTTGGATGCATTGAAGGGCTTAGTTGCTGCTGGCATAGGTGTTAGTCTATTACCAGAAAGCTCTCTATATGATTCAGCGGCTCGCTTTACCATAAAGGTTCCTATTGAATCTCCTACAATCCCTAGAACTGTTGGTATTATTTCACCAGTAAATCGAGAAATTGCCCCTTCAGAAATCATTTTCTTAGACTTTGTGAAAAACTTCTTTTCTCGTCTTTCTCAATTCCAATAA
- the sufC gene encoding Fe-S cluster assembly ATPase SufC, whose protein sequence is MSTLVIKDLHVAIDGKEILKGVNLTINTNEIHAIMGPNGTGKSTLASAIMGHPKYEVTSGTVELDGEDVLEMEVDERAQAGLFLAMQYPSEIAGVTNADFLRSAINARREEGDEISLMKFIRELDKNMEFLEMNEDMAQRYLNEGFSGGEKKRNEILQLMMIKPTIAILDEIDSGLDIDALKVVSKGINAMRGEGFGCLMITHYQRLLNYITPDHVHVMMQGRVVKSGGAELAQRLEAEGYDWIKKELGIEEETEEQEA, encoded by the coding sequence ATGTCAACTTTAGTTATTAAAGATCTTCACGTTGCTATCGACGGAAAAGAGATTTTAAAAGGCGTAAATCTTACAATTAATACAAACGAAATTCACGCAATCATGGGACCAAACGGAACTGGTAAATCAACACTAGCTTCTGCTATTATGGGTCATCCTAAGTATGAAGTAACTTCAGGAACTGTTGAGCTTGATGGCGAAGATGTGCTTGAAATGGAAGTGGATGAGCGTGCTCAAGCTGGTTTATTCCTAGCAATGCAATATCCTTCTGAAATTGCTGGTGTAACAAATGCTGATTTCTTACGTTCAGCAATTAATGCGCGTCGTGAAGAAGGCGATGAAATTTCATTAATGAAATTTATCCGTGAATTAGATAAAAACATGGAATTCCTTGAAATGAATGAAGATATGGCTCAACGTTATTTAAATGAAGGTTTCTCTGGTGGTGAGAAAAAACGTAATGAGATTCTTCAATTAATGATGATCAAACCAACAATTGCGATCTTAGATGAAATTGACTCTGGTCTTGATATCGATGCATTGAAAGTTGTATCAAAAGGCATCAATGCAATGCGCGGTGAAGGCTTTGGCTGCTTAATGATTACACACTATCAACGCCTATTAAACTACATTACACCAGACCATGTACACGTAATGATGCAAGGACGTGTTGTGAAATCAGGTGGTGCAGAGCTTGCACAACGCTTAGAAGCAGAAGGTTATGACTGGATTAAAAAAGAATTAGGAATCGAAGAAGAAACAGAAGAACAAGAAGCATAA
- the sufB gene encoding Fe-S cluster assembly protein SufB gives MAKKMPDIGDYKYGFHDKDVSIFRSKRGLTEEIVREISNMKKEPEWMLEYRLKALETFYTKPMPQWGGDLGDLDFDEITYYVKPSEATQKSWDEVPDEIKATFDKLGIPEAEQKYLAGVSAQYESEVVYHNMKKDLEDLGIVFKDTDSALRENEDIFKQYWGKVIPYTDNKFAALNSAVWSGGSFIYVPPGVKVETPLQAYFRINSENMGQFERTLIIVDEGAHVHYVEGCTAPVYTTNSLHSAVVEIIVRKDAYCRYTTIQNWANNVYNLVTKRTVVEENGTMEWIDGNIGSKLTMKYPACILKGEGARGMTLSIALAGKGQHQHAGAKMIHMAPNTSSTIVSKSIAKQGGKVTYMGQVRFGPKASGARANIECDTLIMDNQSTSDTIPYNEILNDNVSLEHEAKVSKVSEEQLFYLMSRGISEEEATEMIVMGFIEPFTKELPMEYAVEMNRLIKFEMEGSIG, from the coding sequence ATGGCTAAAAAAATGCCTGATATCGGCGATTACAAATACGGTTTCCATGACAAGGACGTATCAATTTTCCGTTCAAAACGTGGTTTAACAGAAGAAATCGTCCGTGAAATTTCAAATATGAAAAAAGAGCCAGAGTGGATGCTGGAGTACCGCTTAAAAGCTCTTGAAACATTTTATACAAAACCGATGCCACAATGGGGTGGCGATCTTGGTGATTTAGATTTTGATGAAATTACGTACTATGTAAAACCATCAGAAGCTACACAAAAGTCATGGGATGAAGTACCAGATGAAATCAAAGCAACTTTTGATAAATTAGGTATCCCAGAAGCAGAACAAAAATATCTTGCAGGTGTATCCGCACAGTATGAGTCTGAGGTAGTTTATCACAACATGAAAAAAGACCTTGAAGATCTTGGTATTGTGTTCAAAGATACTGACTCTGCTTTACGTGAAAACGAAGATATTTTCAAACAATATTGGGGCAAAGTGATTCCTTACACGGACAATAAATTTGCTGCATTAAACTCGGCTGTATGGTCAGGTGGATCATTTATTTATGTACCGCCAGGCGTTAAAGTAGAAACACCATTACAAGCTTACTTCCGTATTAACTCTGAAAATATGGGTCAATTCGAACGTACACTTATTATTGTAGATGAAGGCGCTCACGTACACTATGTTGAAGGTTGTACAGCTCCTGTTTATACAACAAACTCTTTACACTCAGCGGTTGTAGAAATCATTGTACGTAAAGATGCATATTGCCGTTATACAACGATTCAAAACTGGGCGAACAATGTTTACAATCTTGTAACGAAACGTACAGTTGTAGAAGAAAACGGTACAATGGAATGGATTGATGGTAACATCGGTTCTAAATTAACAATGAAATACCCAGCATGTATCCTAAAAGGTGAAGGTGCTCGTGGTATGACATTATCGATTGCATTAGCAGGTAAAGGACAACACCAACATGCTGGCGCAAAAATGATCCATATGGCACCAAACACATCTTCAACAATCGTTTCTAAATCGATTGCTAAACAAGGTGGTAAGGTAACGTATATGGGACAAGTTCGTTTCGGTCCTAAAGCAAGTGGTGCACGTGCAAACATTGAATGTGATACGCTGATCATGGATAACCAATCGACTTCTGATACAATTCCTTACAACGAAATCTTAAATGATAATGTATCTTTAGAGCACGAAGCAAAAGTTTCAAAAGTATCTGAAGAACAATTATTCTATTTAATGTCTCGCGGAATTTCTGAAGAAGAGGCGACAGAAATGATCGTAATGGGCTTCATCGAGCCATTTACAAAAGAACTACCAATGGAATACGCAGTAGAAATGAACCGTCTGATTAAGTTCGAGATGGAAGGTTCTATCGGTTAA
- the sufU gene encoding Fe-S cluster assembly sulfur transfer protein SufU, translating to MSFNNLDQLYRSVIMDHYKNPRNKGSLEEDAVTIDMNNPTCGDRIHLTLKVTDGVVEDAKFDGEGCSISMSSASMMTQLIKGKKVEEAIELSDIFSKMMMGEEYSDKYDLEDVEALQGVSQFPARIKCATLAWKAMEKGVK from the coding sequence ATGTCTTTTAATAATTTAGATCAACTATATCGTTCAGTCATTATGGATCACTACAAAAATCCTCGTAATAAAGGCTCTTTAGAAGAGGATGCTGTAACGATTGATATGAACAATCCTACATGTGGCGATCGTATTCATTTAACATTAAAAGTGACTGACGGTGTTGTAGAGGATGCGAAATTTGACGGTGAAGGCTGTTCTATTTCTATGTCCTCTGCATCCATGATGACACAGCTCATCAAAGGAAAAAAAGTAGAGGAAGCTATTGAGCTTTCTGATATTTTTTCTAAAATGATGATGGGTGAGGAGTACAGCGATAAATATGACCTTGAGGATGTTGAAGCACTGCAAGGTGTTTCACAATTCCCGGCACGAATTAAGTGTGCGACATTGGCTTGGAAAGCAATGGAAAAAGGTGTGAAATAA
- the sufD gene encoding Fe-S cluster assembly protein SufD, translating into MTVELNLPVTVQDVRSFSEANGEPTWFTELRAAALDKVTGLDLPKPDRTNITKWDFVNFPALAVHSEAFSSLDALPEEAKGLIDLEAQENLYIQRNNTPAYIKTSQELADKGVIFTDIFTAVREHGELVQKYFMTEAVKVDEHKLTALHTALVNGGVFVYVPKNVIIEQPLQVVFLNDNAEASLYNHVLVVAEANSAVTYVETYVSTIEQAKGQANIIAEVVVQDNAQVTYGAVDVLAKGFTTYVNRRARLARDAKVDWALGLMNDSDTISENITHLIGDGSHADTKTVVVGRGEQKLNFTTEVRHWGKNSNGHILKHGVMKDAAQSIFNGIGYIEHGATKADAQQESRVLMLSEKARGDANPILLIDEDDVTAGHAASVGRVDPLQLYYLMSRGISKAEAERLVIHGFLAPVVTQLPIEGVQKQLTEVIERKVR; encoded by the coding sequence ATGACAGTGGAACTTAACTTGCCTGTAACAGTACAGGACGTGCGCTCGTTCTCAGAAGCAAATGGTGAACCAACTTGGTTTACAGAACTTCGCGCGGCAGCACTAGACAAAGTAACTGGTTTAGATTTGCCAAAACCAGATAGAACGAATATTACTAAATGGGATTTCGTGAACTTCCCAGCATTGGCAGTTCATAGTGAGGCATTCTCTTCATTGGATGCTCTACCTGAAGAAGCAAAAGGTTTAATTGACCTTGAAGCACAAGAAAACCTATATATTCAACGTAATAATACACCAGCGTACATTAAGACATCACAAGAATTGGCTGATAAAGGTGTTATTTTTACTGATATTTTTACAGCTGTTCGTGAACATGGCGAACTTGTTCAAAAATACTTTATGACAGAAGCTGTTAAAGTAGATGAGCATAAGTTAACAGCACTTCATACAGCACTTGTTAATGGTGGGGTGTTTGTATACGTACCAAAAAACGTAATTATTGAGCAACCACTTCAAGTTGTTTTCCTAAATGACAATGCGGAAGCTTCATTATATAACCACGTTTTAGTAGTAGCAGAAGCCAATTCAGCTGTAACATATGTGGAAACATATGTTTCAACAATTGAACAGGCAAAAGGACAAGCGAATATTATTGCGGAAGTTGTTGTTCAAGATAATGCACAGGTGACATATGGTGCAGTAGATGTCCTTGCAAAAGGCTTTACGACTTATGTAAATCGTCGTGCACGTTTAGCACGTGACGCGAAAGTTGACTGGGCTCTTGGTCTAATGAATGATTCAGACACAATCTCAGAAAACATTACGCATCTAATTGGTGACGGTTCTCATGCAGATACAAAAACAGTCGTAGTTGGTCGTGGAGAACAAAAACTTAACTTCACTACTGAGGTTCGTCACTGGGGTAAAAACTCTAACGGGCATATCTTAAAGCATGGTGTAATGAAAGATGCAGCTCAGTCAATCTTCAACGGTATTGGCTACATCGAGCACGGTGCAACAAAAGCAGATGCACAACAAGAATCACGTGTATTAATGCTGTCAGAAAAAGCTCGTGGGGATGCAAACCCAATTTTATTAATTGATGAAGATGATGTAACAGCAGGACACGCAGCATCTGTTGGTCGAGTAGATCCTCTACAGCTTTACTATTTAATGAGCCGTGGTATCTCGAAAGCAGAAGCAGAGCGCCTTGTTATCCATGGATTCCTTGCGCCAGTTGTTACGCAATTACCAATCGAAGGCGTTCAAAAGCAACTGACGGAGGTTATTGAAAGGAAAGTTCGCTAA
- a CDS encoding histidine kinase translates to MLETAISHAVNGDVILTVLHLNTDVRISVEGTGAEPIKQIAADETGQSIGKAIIEQMKGAYSIDLLQNGIRFNITLPFGGYEEVLKDNEMNVIWNKQTPFNENLPKLLIVEDDVIHAEVLQTLLQNQYFIEVVHCPEEALTIIQQKKPDFLLIDEVMPGMGGIALTKHIRQYFSYIDLPIIMLVANEYPTNISLVLESGANDYIRKPATKEMLITRLSAIALTKEAMGKAIQHEMAFLQAQINPHFLYNALSSIISFCYTDGERAGHLLTMLSTYLRSILESGKDEQRATLEKELEIIRAYVEIEQARFGNKLTVILTIEETLDASTVEIPSLLIQPLVENAIRHGIFEKDGNGTVTIEIKRQQNHLSIRVMDDGVGMTEEQVKALNHGETIFSNGIGLMNVLRRVKEIPHATLSITSKKDEGTTMVFIQPLKELPYVENYYGRG, encoded by the coding sequence GTGCTTGAAACAGCTATTTCTCATGCTGTGAATGGGGATGTCATTTTAACGGTTTTACATCTTAATACAGACGTAAGAATTTCGGTTGAAGGAACTGGGGCAGAGCCTATAAAGCAAATTGCAGCAGATGAAACGGGTCAGTCCATTGGGAAAGCCATCATTGAACAGATGAAAGGCGCATATTCAATAGATTTATTACAAAATGGCATTCGTTTCAACATCACTTTGCCATTTGGGGGTTATGAGGAAGTGCTAAAAGATAATGAAATGAATGTCATATGGAACAAACAGACACCGTTCAATGAAAACTTGCCGAAGTTACTCATAGTTGAGGATGATGTCATACATGCAGAAGTGTTACAAACTCTTCTACAAAATCAATATTTTATAGAGGTTGTGCATTGCCCAGAAGAAGCACTTACTATTATTCAGCAAAAAAAACCTGATTTTTTATTGATAGATGAAGTGATGCCTGGAATGGGAGGTATTGCTCTAACGAAACATATAAGACAGTATTTTAGTTATATAGATTTACCGATTATTATGTTAGTAGCCAATGAATATCCAACCAATATTTCACTTGTCTTAGAATCAGGAGCAAATGATTATATCCGTAAACCAGCTACAAAAGAAATGTTAATTACACGTTTATCTGCCATTGCATTAACTAAAGAGGCTATGGGCAAAGCAATACAACACGAAATGGCTTTTCTACAGGCACAAATTAATCCACATTTTTTATACAATGCACTCAGCAGTATTATTTCGTTTTGTTATACAGATGGTGAGCGTGCAGGACATTTATTAACGATGCTATCTACCTACCTACGTTCTATATTAGAATCAGGTAAGGATGAACAACGCGCAACATTAGAGAAAGAGCTTGAAATCATACGTGCTTATGTAGAGATCGAACAAGCTCGCTTTGGCAATAAGCTAACTGTTATATTAACAATAGAAGAGACATTAGATGCATCAACGGTAGAAATTCCAAGTCTACTGATTCAGCCGTTAGTCGAAAATGCCATTCGTCACGGGATTTTTGAAAAGGATGGAAATGGAACAGTTACTATTGAAATAAAAAGGCAGCAAAATCATCTTAGCATTCGAGTGATGGATGATGGCGTTGGTATGACTGAGGAACAGGTAAAAGCTTTAAACCATGGTGAAACTATATTTTCAAATGGCATCGGCCTCATGAATGTTTTACGTCGAGTAAAAGAAATACCGCATGCTACTCTTTCGATTACTTCAAAGAAAGATGAAGGGACAACAATGGTATTTATACAACCTTTAAAGGAGCTTCCATATGTGGAGAATTATTATGGTAGAGGATGA